A genomic region of Pyramidobacter porci contains the following coding sequences:
- a CDS encoding Fic family protein, whose amino-acid sequence MISDSRLAELKARLDACRPLTSGELERLREQFTIEYTYNSNAIEGNTLTLRETALVLEGITIGEKPLKDHLEAIGHRDAFACVERLVSEKEPLTEWRIREIHSLVLMDRPQDKGQYRKVPVVISGAFHTPTEPLLIHEEMAALLKDFAATDKNAVEAASLFHLRFEGIHPFIDGNGRTGRLLLNFMLMQAGFPPIDVKYSDRRRYYAAFDSYYRDGDPAPMTGLVAECLEARLLEYLKILD is encoded by the coding sequence ATGATTAGCGATTCCCGCCTCGCGGAGCTGAAAGCCAGGCTCGACGCCTGCCGGCCTTTGACGTCCGGAGAGCTGGAACGCCTTCGGGAACAGTTCACGATCGAGTACACCTACAACTCCAACGCCATCGAGGGCAACACGCTTACGCTCAGGGAAACGGCGCTTGTACTGGAAGGGATCACCATCGGCGAGAAGCCGCTGAAAGACCATCTGGAAGCCATCGGCCACCGCGACGCCTTCGCTTGCGTCGAGCGGCTCGTCTCGGAAAAAGAACCGTTGACGGAGTGGCGCATCCGGGAAATCCATTCCCTCGTGCTCATGGACAGGCCGCAAGACAAAGGGCAGTATCGGAAAGTTCCCGTCGTCATTTCCGGGGCTTTCCACACGCCGACGGAGCCGCTGCTGATCCATGAGGAAATGGCCGCCCTGCTGAAAGACTTCGCCGCCACGGACAAGAACGCAGTCGAGGCGGCATCATTGTTCCATCTCCGTTTCGAGGGCATCCACCCCTTCATCGACGGCAACGGGCGCACGGGTCGGCTGCTGCTGAACTTCATGCTCATGCAGGCGGGCTTTCCGCCCATCGACGTGAAATACAGCGACCGCCGCCGCTATTACGCCGCCTTCGATTCCTACTACAGAGACGGCGATCCCGCGCCGATGACCGGTCTGGTCGCGGAGTGCCTCGAGGCCCGTTTGCTGGAGTATTTGAAGATATTGGATTGA
- a CDS encoding helix-turn-helix domain-containing protein: protein MTAQKDRGNIKMQNTQRRIVLATLLQGEVFDREHVFSCGKVYELAARICELRKAGWPILTVKHEDWKLAKYMLIGARKEAAGDD from the coding sequence ATGACGGCGCAGAAAGACAGAGGGAACATCAAGATGCAGAACACGCAACGCCGGATCGTGCTGGCCACACTGCTCCAAGGCGAAGTGTTTGACCGCGAGCATGTCTTCTCCTGCGGCAAGGTATACGAGCTGGCCGCGCGAATCTGCGAACTGCGGAAGGCGGGCTGGCCAATCCTGACCGTGAAACACGAGGACTGGAAGCTGGCCAAGTATATGCTGATCGGCGCGAGGAAGGAGGCGGCGGGCGATGACTAG
- a CDS encoding outer membrane protein assembly factor BamB family protein — MLLVLFSAESLRAEVPALPIKLRELSSFSRNSEWELTGTPLLFQANGRRGGYVPLRRERPSPCGDEGKIQKRLFGDAFGTERIIWESSVGASRRVLIVPCGDDGPSAGELRPLGGYDPAAGGYFGVDETLWAEWRARLRETALGAPFPAAMVDAENSLYVQTDDGLICAFDAATGKERWAFAPPQLCWRTRAEALVRAKSLTELPWLAAGGLTAERVNVSSRERILLWGTLGLGARALFCLDVTDPLAPSFLWGREDLANGACLRWGGVGDKEERAPLGHAAAAPLAIPLAGKWSLLVPSGAGARGRLLSYDALSGKLTGQSEGGDAELCLPPLGLNDSSASLQRVALCDSRGGVQIFLRQAEDFRFSERIDLEKITLFDELNFRFAPIPCVVSRGLWLAFVGENGADTLVAAAPAALKDLRWSAAPWRGSGWGWWLELKGFHDVVSALFYDGLLYLLGREEQRRVLQVVDLTPGRLAAAETLSHKAAGLAVRDGKVVVLENGADGPTAVPVSSVLPAPSSGIYYTLYR, encoded by the coding sequence GTGCTTCTGGTTTTGTTTTCGGCGGAAAGCCTGCGGGCCGAGGTGCCGGCGTTGCCGATAAAACTGCGGGAACTTTCCAGCTTCTCGCGGAATTCGGAATGGGAACTGACGGGGACGCCTTTGCTCTTCCAAGCGAACGGGCGCCGCGGCGGTTACGTGCCGCTGCGGCGGGAACGCCCAAGCCCCTGCGGCGACGAGGGCAAGATACAAAAGCGTCTCTTCGGCGACGCGTTTGGAACGGAACGGATCATCTGGGAGTCGTCCGTCGGGGCTTCGCGTCGGGTACTTATCGTGCCGTGCGGGGACGACGGACCGTCGGCGGGGGAGTTGCGCCCGCTTGGCGGTTATGATCCCGCGGCGGGAGGGTACTTCGGCGTGGATGAAACGCTCTGGGCCGAATGGCGCGCACGGCTGCGGGAGACGGCGCTTGGCGCGCCGTTTCCGGCGGCCATGGTTGACGCGGAAAATTCCCTGTACGTTCAGACTGACGACGGGCTGATATGCGCCTTTGACGCGGCGACGGGGAAAGAACGCTGGGCTTTTGCGCCGCCGCAGCTCTGCTGGAGAACGCGGGCAGAGGCCCTGGTGCGGGCAAAATCGCTGACGGAGCTGCCCTGGCTGGCGGCCGGCGGTTTGACGGCGGAGCGGGTGAACGTCTCCTCGCGGGAACGCATTTTGCTGTGGGGCACTTTGGGGCTGGGGGCTCGCGCCCTTTTCTGCCTCGACGTGACCGACCCTCTCGCGCCGTCTTTTCTTTGGGGGCGCGAGGATCTGGCAAACGGCGCTTGTCTCCGCTGGGGCGGCGTCGGGGATAAGGAGGAGCGAGCGCCGCTCGGGCATGCCGCGGCAGCGCCGCTGGCGATTCCCCTTGCCGGAAAGTGGTCTCTGCTGGTGCCTTCCGGCGCCGGCGCGCGGGGGCGGCTGCTGAGCTACGACGCTTTGAGCGGGAAACTGACGGGACAAAGCGAGGGCGGCGACGCGGAACTTTGCCTGCCGCCGCTGGGACTGAACGACTCATCCGCAAGTTTGCAGCGCGTGGCGCTCTGCGACAGCCGTGGCGGCGTGCAGATTTTTCTGCGCCAGGCGGAAGACTTTCGGTTTTCCGAACGGATCGATCTGGAAAAGATAACGCTTTTCGATGAGTTGAATTTCCGTTTCGCGCCGATCCCTTGCGTTGTATCCCGCGGGCTGTGGCTGGCTTTTGTCGGCGAGAACGGCGCGGACACTCTGGTCGCGGCCGCGCCGGCGGCTCTGAAAGATCTGCGCTGGAGCGCGGCGCCCTGGCGCGGCAGCGGCTGGGGCTGGTGGCTGGAGCTCAAAGGTTTTCATGACGTCGTCAGCGCGCTTTTTTATGACGGGCTGCTCTACCTCTTGGGGCGGGAGGAACAACGCCGCGTTTTGCAGGTTGTCGATCTGACGCCCGGCAGGCTCGCGGCTGCGGAAACGCTTTCCCACAAGGCGGCCGGTCTGGCGGTCCGGGACGGCAAAGTCGTGGTGCTGGAAAACGGCGCGGACGGACCAACTGCCGTTCCCGTCTCGTCGGTTCTGCCGGCGCCGTCGTCGGGAATCTATTACACGCTCTACAGGTAA
- a CDS encoding heat-shock protein Hsp90 — protein MSKNAMIAKVKEVVAAGSCCAELKAAGEEWLDAVGTPQQKEAAERLVKELEEDVQSIDATMEFLKSQAAVDFLGAETVAQMTEQGKKVKASGGKYCFCPACQGGVEILARKEELFA, from the coding sequence ATGAGCAAAAATGCGATGATCGCCAAAGTGAAAGAAGTTGTTGCGGCCGGAAGCTGCTGCGCCGAATTGAAGGCCGCGGGGGAGGAATGGCTCGACGCGGTCGGCACGCCCCAGCAGAAGGAAGCGGCGGAAAGGCTCGTGAAGGAACTGGAAGAGGACGTGCAGAGCATCGACGCGACGATGGAGTTCCTGAAAAGTCAGGCGGCCGTGGATTTTTTGGGCGCGGAAACGGTCGCCCAGATGACGGAACAGGGCAAGAAGGTCAAAGCGTCCGGCGGCAAATATTGTTTTTGCCCAGCCTGTCAGGGCGGCGTGGAAATCCTTGCCCGCAAAGAAGAGCTTTTTGCGTAG
- a CDS encoding type IV pilus modification PilV family protein, translating into MKKGFLLVECLIAAALAAVFLPLLASTFTENLHAAVELRRRQEGWRGALSCVEEVEAWGKVPSPEKLLENFSSGFASFDVSVDLSPSAEGSVCTVLVTWPGRGEKREVRLSRRIR; encoded by the coding sequence ATGAAAAAGGGTTTTCTGCTGGTCGAGTGCCTGATCGCTGCGGCGCTTGCGGCTGTTTTTCTGCCTCTGCTGGCCTCTACCTTTACGGAAAATTTGCACGCCGCCGTTGAGCTTCGCCGTCGTCAGGAAGGCTGGCGGGGGGCGCTCTCGTGCGTCGAGGAAGTGGAGGCGTGGGGGAAGGTCCCTTCGCCGGAGAAGTTATTGGAGAATTTTTCCAGCGGCTTCGCTTCGTTTGACGTTTCTGTCGACCTGTCGCCTTCGGCGGAGGGGAGCGTCTGTACGGTCCTGGTGACCTGGCCGGGACGGGGAGAAAAACGCGAAGTCAGACTGTCCAGGCGGATTCGCTGA
- a CDS encoding type IV pilus twitching motility protein PilT yields the protein MPGSDLWALFDEAVECGASDVHLSCGRAPLFRIDGRLEDSGRDVVGREWLLASIRRMLSAAEWNDWELNKSISAAHEFGVPAAPRRFRLSCFWSRGQPAAAVRLIAARIPTPEQCGLPAVLKELCAKGRGLLLFTGPSGSGKSTALASLVDWLNGTCHIHIVTLEDPVEFVHDCKRALLHQRQIGRDCPSFAAGLRDALRQDPDVIEIGEMRDGETISAAITAAETGHLVLATLHAPDAPQAVERIIDVFPAAQQAQIRAQTALSLAGVCAMRLVPQRAGGRCLATEMLVGTAAVRSAIRESRTAQLKTILQTSQRDGMHTMEQSLLRLVEQKRIAPEAALAGAFDGEEMKRLLGGRLMLP from the coding sequence ATGCCGGGATCTGATCTGTGGGCTTTGTTTGACGAAGCGGTGGAATGCGGGGCCAGCGACGTTCATCTTTCCTGCGGGCGCGCGCCGTTGTTCCGTATCGACGGCCGGCTCGAGGACAGCGGCCGCGACGTGGTTGGCCGGGAATGGCTGTTGGCGTCCATCAGGCGAATGCTGTCCGCGGCGGAATGGAACGACTGGGAACTGAATAAAAGCATCAGCGCCGCGCATGAATTTGGCGTTCCCGCCGCGCCGAGGAGATTCCGTCTCAGCTGTTTCTGGAGCAGAGGACAGCCTGCGGCGGCGGTGAGGTTGATTGCCGCTCGGATCCCGACGCCGGAACAGTGTGGTTTGCCGGCGGTTTTGAAAGAACTTTGCGCGAAAGGACGCGGCCTCCTGCTGTTCACCGGACCGTCCGGGAGCGGCAAGAGCACGGCGCTGGCTTCTCTGGTCGACTGGCTTAACGGAACGTGCCACATCCACATCGTGACGCTGGAAGATCCCGTTGAATTCGTGCATGACTGCAAGCGGGCGCTGCTCCACCAGCGTCAGATCGGCCGTGACTGTCCGAGCTTCGCGGCCGGACTGCGGGACGCTTTGAGGCAGGATCCCGACGTGATTGAAATCGGGGAAATGCGCGACGGCGAGACGATTTCCGCCGCCATCACGGCCGCCGAGACCGGACATCTGGTGCTGGCGACGCTGCACGCGCCGGACGCGCCTCAGGCCGTTGAACGCATCATCGACGTTTTTCCAGCGGCGCAGCAGGCGCAGATCAGAGCGCAGACAGCGCTTTCGCTGGCGGGCGTGTGCGCGATGCGGCTGGTTCCGCAGCGCGCGGGCGGCCGCTGTCTGGCCACGGAAATGCTCGTCGGCACGGCGGCGGTGCGAAGCGCGATCCGCGAGTCGCGCACGGCGCAGCTGAAGACGATACTGCAAACGTCGCAGCGCGACGGCATGCACACGATGGAGCAGTCTTTGCTGCGGCTCGTCGAGCAGAAACGCATTGCGCCGGAAGCCGCCCTTGCCGGCGCGTTTGACGGCGAAGAGATGAAGCGTCTTCTGGGCGGCCGGTTGATGCTGCCATGA
- a CDS encoding GspE/PulE family protein — MMLSESGALPPSRVALARLHPAPEALRLISFETAARLRVLPLTIAPDGHLHVMAEEPRSLPCADELQALARRRVELIPSSVPDLAAEIRRAYQFSGRIARLSADYLHDERNDEAASERLDDASPVSQIVESMVAQAIGERASDIHIEPGEKESRVRFRIDGRLVDAVRFPSGIHRAVTARVKIMAGMDIAESRLPQDGRMLRDVEGRKVDFRISTLPSVRGEKAVLRILDRERALRGLEGLGCEAAELARIKNLLNVPNGIVLNTGPTGSGKTTTLYAMLERLNLAEFNAVTVEDPVEYDIPGVTQVQVNERSGLSFAAALRSILRQDPDIVMLGEIRDGETALLAVRAALTGHVVLSTLHTNDAASAALRLIDMGAPAFLVASALRGVMAQRLVRKLCPHCRQPYALPERECERLGLPHGSVFYRPVGCPLCDGRGYAGRTAIFEVLAVDEEISALIAREESVSTLREAAVRKGMRTLERSGIAKALAGVTSYEEVFGAIDVR, encoded by the coding sequence ATGATGCTCAGCGAGAGCGGCGCTCTGCCGCCGTCCCGCGTGGCGCTGGCCAGGCTGCATCCTGCGCCGGAAGCGCTGCGGCTGATCTCGTTCGAAACGGCGGCGCGGCTTCGCGTCCTGCCGCTGACGATCGCTCCCGACGGCCATCTGCACGTCATGGCGGAAGAGCCGCGGAGCCTGCCCTGCGCCGATGAACTGCAGGCACTGGCCCGTCGGCGGGTGGAGCTGATCCCTTCGAGCGTTCCCGATCTTGCGGCCGAAATCCGCCGCGCCTATCAATTTTCCGGACGCATCGCCCGCCTCTCCGCGGATTACCTGCACGACGAGAGGAACGACGAAGCGGCGTCGGAACGGCTGGACGATGCCTCGCCGGTTTCCCAGATCGTGGAGAGCATGGTCGCTCAGGCGATCGGCGAACGTGCCTCCGACATTCACATCGAACCGGGCGAAAAAGAGTCGCGAGTCCGTTTCCGCATCGACGGCCGGCTTGTGGACGCAGTCCGTTTTCCGTCGGGAATCCACCGGGCCGTGACGGCGCGCGTCAAGATCATGGCCGGAATGGACATCGCCGAGAGCCGTCTTCCTCAGGATGGCCGCATGTTACGGGACGTGGAAGGGCGCAAAGTGGATTTCCGCATTTCTACGCTTCCGTCCGTTCGCGGGGAGAAGGCGGTCCTGCGCATCCTTGACCGCGAACGGGCGCTGCGCGGGCTTGAAGGGTTGGGATGCGAGGCCGCAGAGCTGGCACGGATCAAGAATCTGCTGAACGTTCCCAACGGCATCGTCCTCAACACCGGCCCCACCGGCAGCGGCAAGACCACGACGCTGTACGCCATGCTGGAACGGCTGAACCTCGCCGAGTTCAACGCCGTGACCGTGGAAGATCCCGTGGAGTACGACATTCCCGGCGTCACGCAGGTGCAGGTCAACGAGCGCAGCGGGCTGAGTTTCGCTGCGGCGCTGCGTTCCATTCTGCGCCAGGATCCCGACATCGTCATGCTGGGCGAGATCCGCGACGGCGAAACGGCGCTGCTCGCCGTCCGCGCCGCCTTGACCGGCCACGTCGTCCTGAGCACGCTGCACACCAACGATGCCGCCAGCGCGGCGCTGCGCCTGATCGACATGGGTGCGCCCGCCTTTCTCGTGGCCTCGGCGCTGCGCGGCGTGATGGCTCAGCGCTTGGTTCGCAAACTCTGCCCTCATTGCCGGCAGCCGTATGCGCTGCCGGAGCGCGAATGCGAGCGCCTGGGGCTTCCGCACGGGAGCGTTTTTTACCGGCCCGTGGGCTGCCCGCTGTGCGACGGCCGGGGATATGCGGGACGGACGGCGATTTTCGAGGTGCTGGCTGTCGACGAAGAAATTTCCGCTCTGATCGCGCGCGAGGAAAGTGTTTCCACGCTGCGCGAGGCGGCTGTCCGCAAGGGCATGAGAACGCTGGAACGCAGCGGCATCGCCAAAGCGCTGGCCGGCGTGACGAGTTACGAAGAAGTTTTCGGCGCCATCGATGTGAGGTGA
- a CDS encoding AAA family ATPase — MCSPLREDHNPSFSVNLEKGCWNDFATGESGTLTELADRLGVPAPEYAGGETSSSRKEQDTKAAAAERKKVEAARAVWEMATEDEVPAHEYLKAKQVDATGLNLRRLSLSGPALPEPYQKIPRRGQLVVPVYDAKTGQLVGVELIDCFKTDGKWGKRDLGVKEAGYWEAGTCSGKDAPIVFCEGMATAATVKRFVSDSARVICCFGAGNVPVVAAAFHARFPGREIVIAADAGEAGENAYNEVRLGEAKKCGRGHENDVLRPAIPDALKAIPKGENNADWNDVVLAKGFEAARTEFEKRLKLSRMLRDMQASACSTPKVKFFTTSELMAMRFEDERWAVEGLVPSGLTVLASIAKKGKSWLCLQMGAAVAAGKPFLGMKTTQGAVLYAALEDTQARLKERLQLLYPMGGVPSVMSFTTTFPRLDAGGLKQLLEWVVENSPSLVVIDVWNKVKPAGTDKSLNAYEADYKAVGPLKALADATDTPILLVHHLKKGSAASGEMLEGLSGSMGLPSAADAILTLKREGQNETAIIERTGRDLDCTDDIPIRWTKPAGWRLFTPEEIYKERREKENGTARAIFDALKESGAPMSPKQIAEAAGISQQNVRMYVKRLKDAGQLHRFSNGRYYLAKEAVPCHEEKEDPPINNNPSLFSVTPVTGVTPVTPVTPVTVGQERGCYASVTPVVTPIRSSDTNGLGEKRNSVTGVTDTPGCLSKYEETGEIRDDSPDEGFSLRGNASYECPEGYIPANQEVTI, encoded by the coding sequence ATGTGCTCGCCGCTGCGGGAAGACCATAATCCTTCCTTCTCAGTCAACCTAGAAAAGGGGTGCTGGAACGATTTCGCAACGGGCGAGAGCGGCACGCTGACGGAGCTAGCCGACCGTCTGGGCGTTCCCGCGCCGGAATATGCGGGCGGTGAAACTTCTTCCTCGAGGAAAGAGCAGGACACCAAGGCCGCAGCGGCGGAGAGGAAAAAGGTCGAGGCGGCCCGTGCCGTGTGGGAGATGGCGACGGAAGACGAAGTACCAGCCCATGAGTACCTGAAGGCCAAGCAGGTGGATGCAACGGGCCTCAATCTGCGCAGACTTTCTCTTAGCGGCCCCGCTTTGCCGGAGCCGTACCAGAAGATCCCTCGCCGCGGGCAGCTGGTCGTTCCCGTATATGACGCGAAGACAGGTCAGCTTGTCGGCGTAGAACTGATCGACTGTTTCAAGACCGACGGCAAATGGGGCAAGCGCGACCTTGGCGTCAAGGAAGCCGGGTACTGGGAAGCCGGAACGTGCTCCGGGAAAGACGCGCCGATCGTCTTCTGCGAGGGCATGGCCACAGCGGCAACGGTAAAGCGCTTCGTGAGCGACTCTGCACGCGTGATCTGTTGCTTCGGAGCGGGGAACGTTCCTGTTGTGGCGGCGGCGTTTCATGCGCGGTTCCCCGGCAGGGAGATCGTCATCGCCGCGGATGCGGGTGAAGCCGGAGAGAATGCTTATAACGAGGTACGGCTGGGCGAGGCGAAAAAGTGCGGGCGGGGGCATGAGAATGACGTCCTGCGCCCCGCCATTCCCGACGCCTTGAAGGCTATTCCCAAGGGGGAGAACAATGCTGACTGGAACGACGTTGTTCTCGCCAAGGGCTTCGAGGCCGCCCGCACGGAGTTTGAGAAGCGCCTGAAGCTGTCGCGGATGCTGCGCGATATGCAGGCTTCGGCCTGCTCCACTCCAAAAGTGAAGTTCTTTACTACGTCCGAGTTGATGGCCATGCGCTTTGAGGATGAGAGGTGGGCGGTCGAGGGGCTTGTCCCTTCGGGGCTGACCGTGCTCGCCTCGATTGCCAAGAAGGGCAAGAGTTGGCTTTGCTTGCAAATGGGGGCGGCGGTCGCGGCTGGAAAGCCCTTCCTTGGCATGAAGACGACGCAGGGGGCTGTACTCTATGCGGCCCTGGAAGACACTCAGGCACGGTTGAAAGAGCGGCTCCAACTGCTCTACCCTATGGGTGGCGTCCCCTCTGTCATGAGCTTCACGACGACCTTCCCACGCCTCGACGCCGGAGGGCTTAAGCAACTGCTGGAATGGGTCGTTGAAAATAGCCCTTCGCTCGTAGTTATCGACGTCTGGAACAAAGTGAAGCCCGCGGGCACGGACAAAAGTCTGAACGCCTACGAAGCCGACTATAAGGCTGTGGGGCCGCTGAAGGCTCTGGCCGATGCGACGGACACGCCGATCCTTCTCGTCCACCACCTGAAAAAAGGCAGCGCGGCAAGCGGCGAGATGCTGGAAGGGCTGTCCGGTTCCATGGGGCTACCGAGCGCGGCGGATGCGATCCTCACCCTGAAGCGCGAAGGGCAGAACGAAACGGCAATAATCGAGCGGACGGGGCGAGATCTGGACTGTACCGACGACATTCCCATCCGTTGGACGAAGCCCGCGGGCTGGCGTCTCTTCACGCCGGAGGAGATCTACAAAGAGCGCCGCGAGAAGGAAAACGGCACGGCACGGGCCATCTTCGACGCTCTGAAGGAAAGCGGCGCGCCGATGTCGCCCAAGCAGATCGCGGAAGCGGCGGGAATTTCTCAGCAAAACGTCCGGATGTACGTTAAGCGCCTTAAAGATGCGGGGCAGCTCCATCGGTTCAGCAACGGCAGGTATTACCTCGCAAAAGAAGCAGTCCCGTGCCACGAAGAAAAAGAAGATCCCCCTATAAATAATAATCCCTCTCTCTTTTCTGTTACGCCTGTTACGGGTGTTACGCCTGTTACGCCTGTTACGCCTGTTACGGTTGGGCAAGAACGGGGTTGTTACGCTTCTGTTACGCCTGTTGTTACGCCTATCCGAAGCAGTGATACCAATGGTTTAGGCGAAAAACGTAACAGCGTAACAGGCGTAACAGACACTCCTGGTTGTTTAAGCAAGTACGAAGAAACGGGCGAGATCCGCGACGATTCCCCCGATGAGGGTTTTTCTCTTCGAGGCAATGCTTCTTATGAATGTCCTGAAGGCTATATTCCTGCTAATCAGGAGGTCACGATATGA
- a CDS encoding PulJ/GspJ family protein: MTLVEVMTALPLFVLLSGGALFVMQNAVESFHRSEDYVSAPGWSSVERVFAFLETPAKHCGVGLPERWQTDLFSPPLPLYSMPAWSLWQKSVSVGDSVGGYGFRSTGADWGNTLRLVSCTPTGNILLKELQAEANVSVKSLFSGAVKEENTVDARLSVSWLLFPGTEVPVRLVREAASESPTVTARESLAVPWGTPVCRLLAMTVFVKNGTVYVDYHDGSHEQPVFHDVQALGFRFDEDRRLLSVRVQFAAGEKMLEVSRTWKLGL; encoded by the coding sequence ATGACGCTTGTCGAGGTTATGACAGCGCTTCCTCTTTTTGTTTTGCTGAGCGGCGGCGCTCTTTTCGTCATGCAGAATGCCGTTGAGTCCTTCCACCGCAGTGAGGATTATGTCTCAGCGCCCGGCTGGAGCAGTGTGGAACGCGTTTTCGCTTTTCTGGAAACTCCGGCGAAGCATTGCGGCGTCGGACTGCCCGAACGTTGGCAGACGGATCTGTTTTCGCCGCCGTTGCCGCTGTACTCCATGCCGGCCTGGTCGCTCTGGCAGAAAAGCGTTTCCGTCGGCGACTCCGTTGGCGGGTACGGTTTCCGTTCCACCGGCGCCGACTGGGGGAACACGCTCCGTCTCGTCTCCTGCACGCCGACGGGGAATATCTTGCTGAAAGAGCTCCAAGCGGAAGCGAACGTTTCGGTGAAAAGTTTGTTTTCCGGCGCCGTCAAGGAGGAGAACACGGTGGACGCCAGGCTGTCGGTCAGCTGGCTTTTGTTCCCGGGGACGGAGGTGCCGGTGCGGCTCGTCCGCGAAGCGGCCAGCGAATCCCCGACGGTGACGGCGCGGGAATCCCTTGCCGTGCCGTGGGGAACTCCGGTCTGCCGGCTTTTGGCGATGACGGTTTTCGTTAAAAATGGAACGGTCTATGTCGATTATCATGACGGCAGTCATGAGCAGCCGGTGTTTCATGACGTGCAGGCGCTCGGGTTTCGTTTTGACGAAGACAGGCGTCTGCTCAGCGTCAGAGTGCAGTTCGCTGCCGGAGAAAAGATGCTGGAGGTCTCGCGGACATGGAAGCTCGGGCTCTGA
- a CDS encoding helix-turn-helix domain-containing protein — MPFNYKPLLKLLIDRDMTREELRKTVKAGPTSFARIGKNENVSMDLLDRICSALRAPIQNVIEHEPETGREEGTRADD, encoded by the coding sequence TAACTATAAACCGCTTTTAAAACTGCTTATCGACAGAGACATGACAAGAGAGGAACTAAGAAAAACTGTAAAAGCAGGGCCGACCAGCTTTGCCCGTATCGGCAAAAATGAAAATGTTTCCATGGATTTGCTCGACCGCATCTGTTCCGCCCTTCGCGCGCCGATCCAGAACGTGATCGAGCACGAGCCGGAAACCGGCCGCGAGGAAGGAACGCGGGCCGATGATTAG
- a CDS encoding type II secretion system F family protein — protein sequence MVECANAREAARILRRQGLLPLAIEAGASEKAAQPAASLWRKLRAIGTIPLLQKALFFRELALFTAAGIPLGISLQRLAETSRCFPMIEKIRRVCRGINGGQAMSRAMRDCRFCEPVDQMMLSVGEETGRLSESLELVAERYERRERLRSQIFSALTYPALVLFFSLAVLLVMFGFVLPKFHEVFARLKIPMPALTAKLFYVSGHLPLILSFLLAGLAAAAGAIWGLRRVPGARLAIDRLRLKVPVVGALRAKAALARSLRSLGLLLKSGVPLLRSLELSAETSRNAAMARTLMELHGAASRGAGLAARARELALLQPVTATLIAAGEQTGKMDEMLLRAAEWHERAFDEGIKRLTSVLEPLLIIAVGLAAALVVAAIFLPVLQAVRSFS from the coding sequence GTGGTCGAATGCGCGAACGCGCGGGAAGCGGCGCGGATTTTGCGCCGGCAGGGCCTGCTGCCGCTTGCGATCGAAGCCGGCGCTTCGGAAAAAGCGGCGCAGCCCGCGGCGTCGCTCTGGCGTAAACTGCGCGCCATCGGCACGATCCCGCTGTTGCAGAAAGCGTTGTTTTTCCGGGAGCTGGCGCTTTTTACCGCGGCGGGAATTCCGCTGGGCATTTCCCTGCAGCGGCTTGCGGAGACGAGCCGCTGCTTTCCGATGATCGAAAAGATCCGGCGGGTGTGCCGGGGAATCAACGGCGGACAAGCCATGAGCCGGGCGATGAGAGACTGCCGTTTTTGTGAGCCGGTCGACCAGATGATGCTCTCTGTCGGCGAAGAGACCGGGCGGCTTTCCGAATCGCTGGAGCTTGTGGCGGAGCGGTATGAGCGCCGTGAGCGGCTGCGCTCCCAAATTTTTTCCGCGCTGACCTATCCGGCGCTGGTGTTGTTCTTCTCTCTTGCGGTGCTTCTGGTCATGTTCGGTTTCGTTCTGCCGAAGTTCCACGAAGTTTTCGCGCGTTTGAAAATTCCCATGCCGGCGCTGACAGCCAAACTCTTTTACGTGAGCGGACACCTTCCGCTGATCCTGTCTTTCCTGCTTGCCGGTCTGGCTGCCGCCGCCGGCGCAATCTGGGGACTGCGCCGAGTGCCCGGGGCGCGTCTGGCGATCGACCGTCTGCGGCTGAAAGTCCCCGTCGTCGGCGCGCTGCGGGCGAAGGCGGCGCTGGCGCGTTCGCTGCGCAGTCTGGGGCTGTTGCTGAAATCTGGCGTGCCGCTGCTGCGTTCGCTTGAACTCAGCGCGGAAACTTCTCGCAACGCCGCGATGGCCCGCACGCTGATGGAGCTTCATGGCGCCGCTTCCCGGGGAGCCGGCCTGGCGGCGCGGGCCCGGGAACTGGCTCTGTTGCAGCCGGTGACGGCGACGCTGATCGCGGCGGGAGAGCAAACCGGAAAAATGGATGAAATGTTGCTGCGGGCCGCAGAGTGGCATGAAAGGGCGTTCGACGAGGGAATCAAGCGGCTGACGTCCGTCCTCGAACCGCTGTTGATCATCGCCGTCGGGCTGGCGGCCGCGCTCGTCGTCGCGGCGATCTTTCTGCCGGTTTTGCAGGCGGTGCGGTCATTTTCATGA